DNA from Paraburkholderia sp. BL10I2N1:
TCTATGCGGTGCATGCAGGGTCGTTCAAGACCGTCGTCATGCATCGCGACGGACGCGAACAGGTGACGGGGTTTCAGCTCGCCGGGGACGCCCTGGGCCTCGACGGTGTCAGCACCGGCCGTCACACCTGCAACGCGATCGCGCTCGAAGACAGCAATGTCTGCATCATTCCGTTCAGCCTGCTCGAATCGCTGTGCCGCGAAGTCAAGGGTGTGCAGCAGCACGTCCACCGGATGATGAGCGGCGAGATCGTCCGCGAATCGGTGCTGATGATGCTGCGTGGCACGATGTCGGCCGAGCAGCGCGTGGCGGCCTTCCTGCTCAACCTGTCGGCGCGCCTCAAGGCACGCGGCTATTCGTCGGCCGAGTTCAACCTGCGGATGACGCGCGAGGAAATCGGCAGCTACCTCGGCATGAAACTCGAAACGGTGAGCCGCATGTTCTCGAAGTTCCAGCGCGAGGGGCTCGTGGATGCGCGCGGCAAACAGATTCACATCATCGATCCGGATGGCCTCGAAAAGATCTGACAGGCGCAACCAGCTGGCCTGCCGCTGACATCGTCCAAGGCCGGACCTGCGGGTTGGAACGCATGAGGCAGAAGATAAAGCGCGCTTTGCGTCACGCCATCGACAGAACGGCTGCGCCCGTGACTCGTCCTTCACGCAGGTCGGCGAGCGCCCGGTTGGCCTCACCTAGCGCGTAGCACGTCGTTTCGATGACAAGCGGCACCTCCTGTGCGAGGCGCATGAACTCGACGCCGTCTTCGCGCGTCAGGTTCGCAACCGACACGACGCGCCGCTCGCCCCACAGGAACGCATACGGAAACGACGGGATATCGCTCATGTGAATCCCACCGCACACGACCACGCCCCCCTTCACCACCGCCTTCAGCGCGAGCGGCACGAGCGCCCCTACGGGGGCGAACAGGAGCGCGGCGTCGAGTTCGTCAGGTGGCGCGTCGTCGCTGCTGCCAGCCCAGCTCGCGCCGAGGTGCAAGGCGAGTTGCTGTGCGGCGGCGTCGCCCGGACGGGTGAATGCGTAGACCTCTCGACCCTGGTGGCGCGCCACCTGCGCGACGATATGCGCCGCGGCACCGAAGCCATAAATGCCGATGCGCTTCGCGTCGCCCGCCATACTCAGGGTCCGGTAGCCGATCAGTCCTGCACACAGCAGCGGAGCGGCTTCCACATCGGAATACCGCGGCGGCAGGTGGAAACAGTAGCGACTATCCGCGACCGTGCGTTCGGCATAGCCGCCGTCGATGGTGTAGCCCGTGAAGCCCGGTGCGTCGCAGAGATTTTCGCGCTGGGCAAGACAGTAGCGGCACTGTCCGCACGTGCGCCCGACCCACGGCACGCCAACCCGGTCGCCGAGCGCAAAGCCGCTGACATCCGGTCCCATGGCGGCAACAGTGCCGACAATCTCATGCCCCGGGATCACCGGCTCCTTCGGCTCTGTCAGGTCGCGGTCGACCACATGCAGGTCCGTGCGACAGATCCCGCATGCGTGAATATCGATCAGCAACTGTCCGGCAGCCGGCACCGGATCGTCTAGCTGCATATCGCGCAGCAGCGCTGAGGTTCCGTCAAATACCATCGCGCGCATTTCCCGCCTCCCTGATGGGTCTTTTC
Protein-coding regions in this window:
- a CDS encoding helix-turn-helix domain-containing protein: MPHATLKAAEPTPRATSRCSTCAMRAVCLPQGLSAFELQRLDSIICSSRMVRQGETLYRTSDAFQSIYAVHAGSFKTVVMHRDGREQVTGFQLAGDALGLDGVSTGRHTCNAIALEDSNVCIIPFSLLESLCREVKGVQQHVHRMMSGEIVRESVLMMLRGTMSAEQRVAAFLLNLSARLKARGYSSAEFNLRMTREEIGSYLGMKLETVSRMFSKFQREGLVDARGKQIHIIDPDGLEKI
- a CDS encoding zinc-dependent alcohol dehydrogenase family protein, producing MRAMVFDGTSALLRDMQLDDPVPAAGQLLIDIHACGICRTDLHVVDRDLTEPKEPVIPGHEIVGTVAAMGPDVSGFALGDRVGVPWVGRTCGQCRYCLAQRENLCDAPGFTGYTIDGGYAERTVADSRYCFHLPPRYSDVEAAPLLCAGLIGYRTLSMAGDAKRIGIYGFGAAAHIVAQVARHQGREVYAFTRPGDAAAQQLALHLGASWAGSSDDAPPDELDAALLFAPVGALVPLALKAVVKGGVVVCGGIHMSDIPSFPYAFLWGERRVVSVANLTREDGVEFMRLAQEVPLVIETTCYALGEANRALADLREGRVTGAAVLSMA